The Elaeis guineensis isolate ETL-2024a chromosome 14, EG11, whole genome shotgun sequence genome has a segment encoding these proteins:
- the LOC140853722 gene encoding cardiolipin synthase (CMP-forming)-like → MSAVREWAASQNSKVLEAVAVNNLGKWKTATQMTALTILLATRDSSLTGPGVLVASGVVLLYISAGLAVWSLAVYMRKIWRVLLK, encoded by the exons ATGTCAGCTGTCAGAGAGTGGGCTGCATCTCAAAATAGTAAAGTTCTTGAG GCTGTAGCAGTAAACAATCTGGGGAAATGGAAAACAGCAACACAAATGACTGCTCTCACCATTCTCCTCGCCACCAGAGACTCCAG TCTAACAGGTCCGGGTGTTCTAGTTGCTTCCGGTGTAGTTTTGCTTTACATATCTGCTGGGCTTGCCGTATGGTCGTTGGCTGTCTACATGAGGAAGATATGGAGAGTTTTGCTGAAGTAA
- the LOC140853810 gene encoding LOW QUALITY PROTEIN: pentatricopeptide repeat-containing protein At2g37310-like (The sequence of the model RefSeq protein was modified relative to this genomic sequence to represent the inferred CDS: inserted 4 bases in 4 codons) has product MRLSAPLQQNPALRRALAAVASXPAPDYRAYGLLIQHCADHGLFRQGRQLHARLLLLSVLPDNFLASKLLXLYSRSARXPEARRLFDAIPHKNLFSWNAMLLAYALHGYPFDAIRLFASLPSSLXPDAFTLSALLKSLSSLPTSSLPRLTGREVHAFALRAGLDADLFVSNGLITLYARTDDLTSARKLFDAMPQRDIISWNSMISGYSQGGNYEACLGLYQEMERGQDGVVPNRVTVVSVLHACAELKDLTFGIRVHRMAVENGIEMDTVLWNSIIGLYAKCGSLDYARRLFEEMAEKDGISYSVMIAGYMSYGFVDQAMELFRQMVNPVLSTWNAVISGLFQNNRHSDVLDLFHEMQASGFRLNSVTLSSVLPSLSFFSNLLGGKQVHGYCIRNECDQNIYVATALIDLYAKAGFLDGAQRLFEGTKLRSVIVWTAIISAHASHGGADASLALFERMLDAGIKPDPVTFTAVLSACAHAGVVDKARHIFDAMLPEHGISPAVEHYACMVGVLGRNGMLKEAVEFIDKMPFESNAKVWGPLLNGAAMFGDVELGQLVFDRLFEIEPENTGNYIVMANLYSKAGKWEEANMVRDKMRGTGLAKIPGCSWMEISNGLQVFVAGDTSNRRSEEIYVVLEGLVRLMREEGYVLSCELDEESDC; this is encoded by the exons ATGAGGCTTTCCGCGCCCCTCCAACAAAACCCAGCACTCCGACGCGCCTTGGCCGCCGTCGCTT TCCCTGCCCCAGACTACCGCGCCTACGGCCTCCTCATCCAGCACTGCGCCGACCACGGCCTGTTCCGCCAGGGCCGCCAGCTCCACGCCCGCCTCCTTCTCCTCTCCGTCCTCCCCGACAACTTCCTCGCCTCCAAGCTCC TCCTCTACTCCCGCTCCGCCC CTCCCGAGGCCCGCCGCCTATTCGATGCCATCCCTCACAAGAACCTCTTCTCCTGGAACGCCATGCTCCTCGCCTACGCCCTCCACGGTTACCCTTTCGACGCCATCCGCCTATTCGCGTCCCTCCCTTCCTCGC GCCCCGACGCCTTCACCCTCTCCGCCCTCCTCAAGTCcctctcctccctccccaccTCCTCGCTCCCCCGCCTCACCGGAAGGGAGGTCCACGCCTTCGCCCTCCGCGCTGGCCTCGACGCCGACCTTTTCGTCTCCAATGGATTGATAACGCTTTACGCTCGGACGGACGATTTGACCTCCGCGAGGAAGTTGTTCGACGCGATGCCCCAAAGAGATATCATCTCCTGGAACTCCATGATATCTGGGTACTCTCAGGGCGGCAACTACGAAGCGTGCTTGGGACTATACCAGGAGATGGAACGGGGGCAGGACGGCGTGGTCCCTAACAGGGTCACGGTGGTCAGCGTGTTGCACGCTTGTGCTGAGCTCAAGGACCTTACTTTTGGAATCAGAGTTCACCGGATGGCAGTAGAGAATGGGATTGAAATGGATACCGTGTTGTGGAATTCGATCATCGGGTTGTATGCCAAGTGTGGGAGCTTAGACTATGCTCGGAGATTGTTCGAAGAGATGGCCGAGAAGGATGGCATCAGCTACAGCGTGATGATAGCTGGGTATATGAGCTATGGGTTTGTGGATCAGGCAATGGAGCTCTTTCGGCAAATGGTGAATCCTGTTCTCAGTACGTGGAATGCTGTGATTTCCGGTCTCTTCCAAAACAACCGTCACAGCGATGTCTTGGATTTATTTCACGAGATGCAGGCTTCTGGTTTTAGGCTAAATTCAGTAACTCTTTCGAgtgttcttccttctctttccttcttttcgaACCTCCTGGGAGGGAAGCAAGTCCATGGCTATTGCATCAGGAATGAGTGTGATCAGAACATCTATGTGGCAACTGCTCTCATAGACTTGTATGCCAAGGCTGGGTTCCTTGATGGAGCTCAAAGGCTCTTTGAGGGAACCAAGCTTAGAAGTGTCATTGTTTGGACTGCAATCATATCGGCCCATGCATCTCATGGAGGCGCTGATGCTTCACTCGCTTTGTTTGAGAGGATGCTCGATGCCGGGATTAAGCCAGACCCTGTGACTTTCACTGCGGTGCTCTCCGCTTGTGCTCATGCTGGGGTGGTAGACAAGGCTCGCCACATTTTTGATGCTATGTTGCCGGAACATGGAATTTCTCCGGCAGTCGAGCATTATGCTTGCATGGTTGGAGTCCTTGGCCGCAATGGGATGCTTAAAGAAGCTGTGGAGTTCATTGATAAGATGCCCTTTGAGTCAAATGCGAAGGTATGGGGTCCATTGCTCAATGGAGCAGCCATGTTTGGCGATGTCGAGCTTGGGCAGTTGGTGTTTGACCGGTTGTTTGAGATCGAGCCGGAAAACACAGGGAATTACATTGTCATGGCTAATTTGTATTCGAAGGCTGGGAAATGGGAGGAAGCCAACATGGTAAGGGATAAGATGAGGGGAACTGGTCTGGCAAAGATTCCAGGTTGTAGTTGGATGGAGATCAGCAATGGGTTGCAGGTCTTTGTAGCTGGAGATACATCAAATAGGCGCTCTGAAGAAATCTATGTTGTGCTAGAAGGACTGGTTAGATTGATGAGAGAAGAAGGTTACGTTTTAAGTTGTGAATTGGATGAGGAGAGTGATTGTTGA
- the LOC105057027 gene encoding uncharacterized protein produces the protein MPETEMQTMGWVEKGLGTHNKMIVSSNQCRGGGMMGKGGDDGLRTVECLRGRLLAERVASKAAKEQADNMAKRLEELERKIAEEIRYRNMAEKRLKHALKKLESLKILDVAGQMDLHGSLGSSSSSHCLSDHQKLEGWGTGSPTVDSEQCESQEEVTGAPSPSGSEDLLRDDVSGSSLVDSPHHHDGKDGSWSSVRTAQSRNEGESHGDESNKGGSPQQWTADAARQYSVDDSKLGTVEHQVEEVDNTLALVPASMQSNLEGCKPVVKNNVQSVLLALRHVKEQLQYSIGRTGVCSSKELYGQ, from the exons ATGCCAGAAACTGAGATGCAAACTATGGGGTGGGTAGAGAAGGGTCTTGGTACTCACAACAAGATGATTGTATCAAGCAACCAATGCAG AGGAGGAGGTATGATGGGGAAAGGAGGGGATGATGGGCTGAGGACTGTGGAGTgcttgagggggaggctgctggCTGAGAGAGTGGCCTCCAAGGCTGCCAAGGAGCAAGCAGACAACATGGCCAAAAGG TTGGAAGAGCTGGAAAGAAAAATTGCTGAGGAGATCAGGTACAGGAACATGGCCGAAAAGAGGCTCAAGCATGCTTTGAAGAAGTTGGAATCCTTAAAGATTTTGGATGTCGCGGGCCAAATGGATCTCCATGGTAGTTTGGGGAGTTCTTCGTCCTCGCATTGCTTGTCGGATCATCAGAAACTGGAAGGTTGGGGGACCGGTTCGCCGACGGTGGATTCGGAGCAATGCGAATCGCAGGAGGAGGTGACAGGGGCGCCGAGTCCTTCAGGTTCGGAGGATCTTCTGAGAGATGATGTCTCTGGTAGTTCGTTGGTTGATTCGCCACATCATCATGATGGGAAGGATGGGAGCTGGAGTTCGGTTAGGACGGCACAATCTCGTAACGAGGGAGAGTCTCATGGGGATGAAAGCAACAAAGGTGGCAGCCCCCAACAGTGGACTGCGGATGCTGCAAG GCAATATTCTGTAGATGACAGCAAGCTGGGTACTGTTGAGCATCAGGTTGAAGAGGTAGACAATACACTGGCTCTGGTTCCAGCTAGCATGCAGTCCAACCTGGAGGGCTGCAAACCAGTGGTCAAGAATAACGTACAAAGTGTTCTTCTTGCCCTAAGACATGTCAAAGAGCAATTGCAATATTCCATAGGGAGAACTGGTGTTTGCTCTTCCAAAGAGCTGTATGGCCAGTGA